The sequence TCGGGCGGTGGGGGCTTCGTAGAAGGCTGACGGTCAGCGGCGTTCCAGCAGGGACCTGAGGAGCTCGAGGTCCTTCTGGTTGGCGCGGCGCATCGCGCCGGCCATGAGGGGGGCGGCGAGCCTCGAGAAGCCGGCGGGCTCGCCGCGGTTGCGCAGCGTCATGCGGGTGCCGCCGCCGGCGGTGTCCTCCCACGTA is a genomic window of Candidatus Dormiibacterota bacterium containing:
- a CDS encoding ATPase, with translation TWEDTAGGGTRMTLRNRGEPAGFSRLAAPLMAGAMRRANQKDLELLRSLLERR